The following proteins are encoded in a genomic region of Natrinema sp. DC36:
- the gatC gene encoding Asp-tRNA(Asn)/Glu-tRNA(Gln) amidotransferase subunit GatC, translating into MSDDAVSPEEVRHVAELARVDLDDDEVDRFAGQFADILEYFETLDEVPEVDRDADLANVMRPDEERPSLDSEEALRNAPETEDGYFKGPNVS; encoded by the coding sequence ATGAGCGACGACGCCGTCAGTCCCGAGGAGGTCCGCCACGTCGCGGAGCTGGCTCGCGTCGACCTCGACGACGACGAGGTCGACCGGTTCGCCGGGCAGTTCGCGGACATCCTCGAGTACTTCGAAACCCTAGACGAGGTGCCGGAAGTCGATCGCGACGCCGATCTCGCGAACGTGATGCGACCGGACGAGGAACGTCCCTCGCTCGACAGCGAGGAGGCGCTCCGGAACGCGCCGGAGACCGAGGATGGCTACTTCAAGGGGCCCAACGTCTCGTAA
- the gatA gene encoding Asp-tRNA(Asn)/Glu-tRNA(Gln) amidotransferase subunit GatA: MSENIFITEERIEGDDDGPLAGKTVAVKDNISTAGVRTTCGSRMLEEYVPPYDATVVSRLKEAGATIVGKSNMDEFGMGTTTETSHFGATDNPAAPGHVPGGSSGGSAAAVAAGEADLALGSDTGGSVRCPAAFCGVVGIKPTYGLVSRYGLVAYGNSLEQIGPFGETVEDAAGLLDVIAGSDERDATTRPPQLEGERYADAATGDVDGLRIGVPTELLEGADEGVVETFWAAVGDLEDRGAEYHEVSLPSVEHAVEAYYVIAMSEASSNLARFDGVRYGRSGGYDGNWNEAFAEAREEGFGDEVKRRILLGTYALSAGYHDKYYKKAQDARAWVKRDFDEALSEADVLASPTMPVPPFELGESLDDPLQLYLADANTVPVNLADLPAISVPAGETDGLPVGLQLIGPAFGEEQLIRAASALA; this comes from the coding sequence ATGTCGGAGAATATTTTCATCACGGAAGAACGGATCGAGGGCGACGACGACGGCCCGCTGGCCGGCAAAACGGTCGCGGTCAAAGACAACATTTCGACGGCAGGCGTCCGGACGACCTGCGGCTCCCGGATGCTCGAGGAGTACGTCCCGCCCTACGACGCGACGGTCGTCTCCCGACTGAAGGAGGCCGGGGCGACCATCGTCGGCAAATCTAACATGGACGAGTTCGGGATGGGGACGACCACCGAGACCTCTCACTTCGGCGCGACGGACAACCCCGCCGCGCCGGGCCACGTTCCCGGTGGCTCCTCGGGCGGTTCGGCGGCCGCCGTCGCCGCCGGCGAGGCCGACCTCGCGCTGGGCTCCGACACCGGCGGCTCGGTCCGCTGCCCGGCCGCCTTCTGCGGCGTCGTCGGTATCAAGCCCACGTACGGGCTGGTCTCCCGATACGGCCTCGTCGCCTACGGCAACAGCTTAGAGCAGATCGGTCCCTTCGGCGAGACCGTCGAGGACGCCGCGGGGTTGCTCGACGTGATCGCCGGGAGCGACGAGCGGGATGCAACGACGCGTCCACCCCAACTCGAGGGCGAACGCTACGCCGACGCTGCGACCGGCGACGTCGACGGCCTCCGGATCGGCGTTCCGACGGAGCTGCTCGAGGGTGCCGACGAGGGCGTCGTCGAGACGTTCTGGGCGGCAGTGGGCGACCTCGAGGACCGCGGCGCGGAGTACCACGAGGTCAGCCTGCCCTCGGTCGAACACGCCGTCGAAGCCTACTACGTGATCGCGATGTCCGAGGCGTCGTCCAATCTCGCGCGCTTCGACGGCGTCCGCTACGGCCGTTCTGGCGGCTACGACGGGAACTGGAACGAGGCCTTCGCAGAAGCTCGTGAGGAAGGGTTCGGTGACGAGGTCAAGCGCCGGATCTTGCTGGGGACCTACGCGCTTTCGGCGGGCTACCACGACAAGTACTACAAGAAGGCCCAGGACGCTCGCGCGTGGGTCAAACGGGACTTCGACGAGGCCCTCTCGGAGGCCGACGTGCTCGCGAGTCCCACGATGCCGGTTCCACCGTTCGAACTCGGCGAGAGCCTGGACGACCCCCTCCAGTTGTATCTCGCCGACGCGAACACCGTTCCAGTGAACCTCGCCGACCTGCCCGCGATATCGGTTCCGGCGGGCGAGACCGACGGCCTCCCCGTCGGACTCCAGCTCATCGGTCCCGCGTTCGGCGAGGAGCAGTTGATTCGCGCCGCGAGCGCGCTCGCCTGA
- a CDS encoding formate/nitrite transporter family protein produces MPIAPDPDEIFERAVEEGERRLDQSLLELTATSFIAGFTIVFGIATLGVVDGLVEPRFGDVAHIAGALTFAVGVVFLVVGRTELFNENFFDPAAKAVDEDGSWLLGPLLRLWTVTLVVNLIGGFLFAFVFAVDGVLPSGSAHALSRTAEGIVHRPMRGMFASAIIGGALVSLLSYLLEAVNSVRSRITLAYIVGFLLALGPFDHVIVTAIHVFFGFLFDAGIGYWALAETVVIATAGNFVGGIGLVTFTHIAQVKGSNE; encoded by the coding sequence GTGCCCATCGCTCCGGACCCCGACGAGATATTCGAACGGGCAGTCGAGGAAGGCGAACGGCGACTCGATCAATCACTGCTCGAGCTGACGGCGACCAGCTTTATCGCGGGATTCACGATCGTCTTCGGTATCGCGACGCTCGGGGTCGTCGACGGACTGGTCGAACCCCGGTTCGGCGACGTTGCACATATCGCGGGAGCGCTGACCTTCGCCGTCGGCGTCGTCTTCCTGGTCGTCGGCCGAACGGAACTGTTCAACGAGAACTTCTTCGACCCGGCTGCGAAGGCGGTCGATGAGGACGGGTCCTGGCTGCTCGGCCCGCTCCTTCGACTGTGGACCGTCACCCTCGTCGTCAATCTCATCGGGGGGTTCCTCTTCGCGTTCGTCTTCGCCGTCGACGGCGTCCTCCCGTCGGGGTCGGCACACGCGCTGTCCCGGACCGCCGAAGGGATCGTCCACCGGCCGATGCGGGGGATGTTCGCGAGCGCCATCATCGGCGGCGCGCTCGTGAGCCTCCTCTCGTACCTCCTCGAGGCCGTCAACAGCGTCCGAAGCCGAATTACACTGGCGTACATCGTCGGGTTCCTGCTGGCTCTCGGCCCGTTCGATCACGTGATCGTCACCGCGATTCACGTGTTTTTCGGGTTCCTGTTCGATGCCGGTATCGGGTACTGGGCGCTGGCCGAGACGGTCGTCATCGCGACTGCGGGAAACTTCGTCGGCGGAATCGGTCTGGTCACGTTTACTCACATCGCGCAGGTGAAGGGTTCGAATGAGTGA
- a CDS encoding MarR family transcriptional regulator, which yields MSVTAAEAELSEDERAGLELVRESGGIHQSDFWKELDVSSRKGSRIVESLVEKELVDREETVYDGHNTYYVSPTARDLDFTLLMAGDMLSPFIGEEEVDPNSDAFSQWIMNLAYEE from the coding sequence GTGAGCGTTACCGCGGCCGAAGCCGAACTCTCCGAGGACGAGCGGGCCGGGCTCGAGCTCGTCCGCGAGTCCGGCGGCATCCACCAGAGCGACTTCTGGAAGGAACTGGACGTCTCCTCGCGCAAAGGCAGCCGAATCGTCGAGTCGCTCGTCGAGAAAGAGCTCGTCGACCGCGAGGAAACCGTGTACGACGGCCACAACACCTACTACGTCTCACCGACCGCTCGAGACCTCGATTTCACGCTCCTGATGGCCGGCGACATGCTCTCGCCCTTTATCGGCGAGGAGGAGGTCGACCCCAACAGCGACGCCTTCTCGCAGTGGATCATGAACCTCGCGTACGAGGAGTAG